AAAAAGGCGAGATCGATTCACCAACTTTTAGAAATCAGGTACGGGCCTATTTCGATCAGCCATGGAGTGATCAAAAAATTGATGAAATCTGGAACAGTCTTTTGGGAAAAATTCCTTCCTACCGAATCGATTTGATACGAAAATTAAAAGAAACCCATCAAGTCGGAGTCTTAAGTAATACCAATGAGATCCATATCGACGCAGTTAACCAAATTCTGAAATCAGAATTTGGACTGAATCAATTTCATGATCTTTTTGATCAAGTTTATTACAGCCATGAAATGGGATTAGCCAAACCAAGTGAGGAAATTTACTTGGAACTCGTCCAAAGACTCAAGGTCCCAGCCCATCGCGTGGTCTTTTTTGATGATTTGGAAGCGAATGTTGCAGGAGCAAAAAAAGTAGGCATTAATGCCATACAGGTTACGGGACCACATGTCCTTTTAGAATATTTTAATTATGTATAAATCGAAGGATTACCTCATTCATATCGGGCTTTTTCTGTTAACCCTGATAACTACTACTCTTGCTGGTGGAGAATGGGTATATGGAAAATCCATTTTGGCTTCCGAAGAAGGATTTTTGACTTGGGAGTATTTTGTAAAATCCATGGCATTTTCCATTCCCTTTATTGGGATTTTACTTGTACACGAACTCGGACACTTTTTCACCTCGATGTATCACAAAGTCAAGTGTACCCTACCCTATTTTATTCCCGCTTGGTTGGGATTTTTGGGAGCGCCTTCGATTGGTACTTTTGGGGCGATTATTCGAATGAAAAGTCATGTCAACAGTCGTAGAAAATTCTTTGATATTGGCGTGGCGGGTCCTTTGGCGGGTTTTGTAGTAGCGCTTGGAATATTGATTTATGGTTTTGTCACCTTGCCACCAGCAGATTTTATTTATTCCGTTCATCCGGAATACGCTGACCCAAATTTTCAAGGATATGGAGAAGATGTTTTGGAATTTGAACTGGGAGGCAACCTCCTTTTTTGGATTTTGGAGCATACCCTTGCTGATCCGGACCGTATGCCCAATATGGGTGAAGTCATCCACTATCCCTTCTTATTTGCAGGCTATTTAGCTTTGTTTTTCACGGCTTTAAATCTATTGCCAATCGGCCAGCTCGATGGAGGGCATGTGATGTTTGGTCTATTTCCTAAATCCCATAAAAAAATCTCCTTCGTCATTTATACTGGATTTTTGACTTATGCTGGATTGGGAGCAATTTCACCAGCCATGCCGGCATCGGAACTGATTGTTTGGATTCCCCTATACCTTGGATTCTTATTTCTTTCTTATGCTAAATCAGGTCTGAATACCCTGAATAAAGCATCCTTGATTTTCAGTATTGCGGCTGCGCAATATGCTATCGCATTCCTTAAACCAGAATGGCAAGGCTATCAAGGATGGCTGTTTTTTGCGTTTTTATTGGGAAGGGTGATGGGAATTTATCATCCTGAGGTAACAGGAAATGTCCCATTAAACACAAGCCGAAAATGGATCGGCTGGTTAGCCGTTATCATTTTTATCCTTTGCTTCTCCCCTCGTCCTTTCAACTTCAGTTAAAAAAAAGATCTGCCTCAAAGGGCAGATCTTTCAATGAGATTTAATTTTCCGGAGACTTCTATGTCTTCCGCTATTTTGGTAATCACCAAGGACGGAATTTCGACCTTATATTCTTCCGGCTTGACCATAAATCGGAATTCAAGTTCAATCGTATTTTTTCCTAAAGTGGCTTTTCCTTCAATCGAAGCCGGACGAGAAACACCGTGAATAGTCATGGTACCCGATGCTTTGAGTGTCACCGTTCCCGATTGAGCCGGATCTATTTTTTGGGTGATTTTCCCTTTAAAATTCGCCATCGGGTATTTTTCACTCTCCATATAATTCTCATTAAAATGCTCTTGCATGAGTTTATTTGGAAAGTTAAAGTCCGTGATTTTCATTTGAACGGCCAAATCACCCGACTCCAAATTGATCAAAGCTCCTACTTTTTGATTCAAGGCTTCGATAGTTTCCAAAGGAGTATCCGAGTAAATTTTTACCTGCCCGGTACTGGTCCCATACAGAGATTGTGCACCAGCTAAAGGCATCCAGAGATAAGATGCTAAGAGCAATAAAATCAGTTTCGCTTTCATTTGTCTTTATTTTTTGCGCCTTTGTCAAAGCTGAATGTTCTGGAAATATTGAATCCGTAGAAAATATCTCCTTTTTCCCATGCTCCAGAGGTCTGGGTAATAAACTGACGCTCAATCATAGCCCTTGAATTGGTGAAATGAAGCTGGAAAACATGGCCTCCAGTTTCAATATCCACCCCAACTGAGAGTGCATTGTGATAAGGATAGGACTTACCTGTACCTACCAGATAGGCATTCGGATCAGTCAAAGCATAATAATATTCACCTGAAAGAGTGAACCGTTTGGTCAGCTTAAATCTTCCACCAAAACCAAGTGCCAATTGATCATTGGAAATGACTGATTTTTCAGTTTTGTTGATATGAACCCAAGTTGGGACTACCTGAAGTGAAAGTCGATCATTGAACTTTCGACCAATCAAAATTTGACTCCAATAGGAATACCGCTGGAGGTTAGAAGTGAAGCTCATTTCATTTCCGGAATCCATCACATAGGTATCAGGCATAGTAACAATTCCCCAACCACCCAATGCTGTCACTGTAACTGGAAATGCAGTGGACTGTCTCAGCACTTTGTATTTGGTGTAGAGGTCATAGGTCTTCTCCAAACTGCTTCTTCCAGCACCTACAAGCCATCGATCCGTAATTCCATATTCTAATCCAAGTCTGATTTTTGCTTCATCCAATCCAAAGAAGTTTTGAATAAATCCGCTATTTACCGCACCAAAACGATGAGAAATCCAAAAATTCAAATGATTCTTGGAAATGGTTTCGATCGTTTGTCCATTGATCAAACGAGTAGCTTTAAAACTCGCTTGGGTGAAAACGGGATCTTTGGATTGTTCCTGATTTAACATATCCAAAAGATCATCCTGCGCATGGACTTCCGAAGAAATCCCTACGCTTCCACACCAAGCGAGTAAGGCTACCATCAACCTTATTTTTTGCTTTAAACTCATGAATAAAAGACGGTTAAAATGGATCCATTCAATTCCGTCGCATAGGTCCTTAATCCTCTAGAACCATTTCCATTCAGCCCTTTCCCAGAAGTATCAAACCTTGCCCCATGCTCCGGGCAATAAAATTCACCACTTCGGTAGTACACTTTTACTTTTCCCTCGTGGGAGCATACTTGGGTAACTGCCGCGAAAGCAGTGTCTGAGATTCGAGCTATTACAATCCGATTTGCAACAACATACTTTCCAACAGTATTTAAAGCCGAATAGGCAGCCGTACTCAAATCGAGCGTGAAAGAAGAAGTAGATCCCGATCCACCTGTATTTGAAGTAGCCGGATCCATACTTTCATTTAAACAACTTTGAAGCGCTCCAGCTGCACAAAACACAGCCATTAAGGAAGCTCCTTTGAAGCCAAGAGATTTTAGAAACTCAAGGCGGTTCATTTTTTCATCCATTATTTTTTTGTTTGAGGGTGATTCAAATCTATTTCCAAGCTTCTTAATTCTTCCTTAACCAAATCTTTGGATTCGGTTAATCTCCGACTGAAAGATTATCCTTTCGATCAGATTGACTTTGTCGAAAACCTTGGAAACTAGAATTTGGGATTAAAATGAAAATTGGTACTGCATGACAAGCATTCCTTTTCTAGGACTTTGATTGTCTTTCACTAACTTTTCTTGTGATCCTTCCACCAAAATGGGACGACTTTGGTAGTCGAGAGATAATTTGCTTCGATGACCTGCCTGAAGCCAATTGACTCCGATATCATATACTGTAAATGGATTGGCCACCCGGTCATAATCTGAAACGATTAGCTGGAAATACGGCTGAAGAGTGCCTGATTTTCCCAGAAGGTCATTTCGCATCAAGTACCCGACTTGGGAATAGGAAACAGTTCCAGTCCCGATTAGGGGGAAATTATTGCCAGGTCCATTAAATGATCCCAAGGCATTCACCCCATTTGCAGTATTCACAGCTCCACCATTTCGAAGGTAATTTGGTCCAAAGTCATACTTGATGTAGGAGGTATAGGCGGTGAGTGCTGTTCCTTTTTCTTTAGAAATCGGAGCGTCATAAAACACGTCAACTCCAAGTTGCTTAGCTGCCGTTGCAAGAACAGGTCCGTTGGATTGGGCCCGATATTCCATGGCATTTTTCTGAGAAGAAAAACCTAAACCCACATTGAAAACACTCTTTTTACCTAAGTAGGTACCCGTCATGTAAGGGATTTGGTTGGTTTCTTTATCCTTAAATTGCCAGTAGGCATATCCTTGGTAAATCAACTCCGGAGCTGATTTGGAATAATAAGCCACGTTCACTTGATTGTCTGGAAGGGATGCTACCGGACTCAGAGCAGTTTGAACTGGAAAAGGGTTGGAAACTGAGAATCGGTAGTCAAATCTTCCCAACTGACCATTGGCATATACGCCCAGCCTACGAACAAATTGGTCAGAGATATCATTGGTTGACTCCTCTATAAATGGAAGGTCTAACCCTAAAATCGATCCTACCGATGAAGAAGAATATCGAACGGTTCCATTCCATCCGTGCAAACCTGCACCCAAGTGAAGCTTTCTGCCGGAAACCGCATATTCAGCGGTTACGTCATGAAGGAAAAGGCCTGGTTTTCTTCCCGATAAAGGCCCAAAACTGTTGATTCCAAATTGGGTATATACGAATACCTTATCTGTAACTTGGCCCATCACTTGGTATCTCACTCTTCGCAATGAGACGTCAAAACTGTTCGATTTGGGCGTTCCAAATATGGTTGACCCAGGGTTAAGATCAGTATATCTTACCCAAATCTGACCTAGTCCTGTTCCCTTCACCCAATGGGTTTTTTCATCATTCAGGAACAGTTTTACTTCTTTATCCTGTGCCAAAGCTTTCAGGCCTAAGCCTGAAAGAAGAGCAATTCCAAAGATTATTTTTTGAATAGTAATTTTCATGGTAGACAATATCCTCCCAGGACGCTTGAAAAAGCGTCCAAGGAAGGATAGGTTTATGTTTTGTGAAGAACTCAAGTCAGTCTCATCTGACCTGAAATTGGAAATTAGGCTTTGGACAGTTTTCTGGCTGCCAAATGGTGATCCGAAACCGGACGGTGCTTATCTAGACCAATGATACTTACATGGCCGCCATTATCTTCATATTCATGCTTGAAATGCTCCAAATTTTCCATCACTGAGTGGTCTACTAGTTTGGTGTTTTTCAAGTCAATGGTCACATTGAATCCAGAAGGAATCTCCTCCAACTTACGCTTGATCCCTAAGAAATTGGAGAAAACAGCAGCTTTGTCAATTTCAACCAAGTAGTTATTTCCTTCAAAAGAAACCAATGTCGGTGCCTTGACAAATGAGCTAAGCGGAGTACCATTGATTAGGTGAATGACCATTTTCAATACAATCCCTGCTGCAATACCAACCAAAAGGTCTTCAAACAAGGTAAATGCGATGGTTACTAAGAAAATTGCCAATTGCTCTTTACCAATTTTGAAGGTATGGACAAACTCTTTAGGGTGAGCTAATTTGATCCCTACAGTAATCAACATCGCTGCCAAGGCTGCATTTGGAATCATCTCAATTACTGGTGTGGCCACCAAAACGAATACGAGAATAAAGAATCCATGGAAGAAGTTGGCCCAACGAGTTTTAGCACCGTTGTTCACATTGGCCGAACTACGAGCCACCTCTGAAATCATAGGAAGACCTCCCAAAAGAGCACTAAAGGTATTTCCGATACCAACTGCAATCAGGTCTTTGTCATTGTTTGATCTTCTTTTGAATGGATCGGTCAAATCAATTGCTTTTACTGTAAGAAGGGATTCTAGGGTACCGACCAAAGCAAACATGATCACATACTTAATGAAAATACCTGCTTGAGAAATTCCGCTGAAATCTGCGTTAAACTTCACATTATCAACCAAATTACCGATATGCAACAAGGCATAAGCTGGCTCAGTATGTTCAAAATCCATGGCCAACTCCGCAGGAATAGCAATCAACAAAACCATCAGGGGAGCTGGTACTTTACCCAACTTGTAATTTTTCAAGTAAGGCCAGCCCATCATGATCGCCAAACTGATCACACCAACCAAGGTAGCTTTTGGATCCAAATTCATAAAGAAAGTAGGAATTGAAGTCATCATACTGATGATTCCCAAACCTTTATACAATCCTGGATCAACATTTAAAAGCACAGGAATCTGCTTGAAAATGATAATCAATCCAATCGCTGCCAACATGCCGTGAATTGCGGAAAGCGGGAAGATATCTGCTAGTTTACCTAGCTTCAATAACCCAAAGCCAACTTGAACCAAACCAGCTACCACCATAGCACCAAGGGCTAGTTTCCAGCCCAATTCACCGCCACCAAAGTCTGCAACTGCTCCAGCTACAACGACAATAAGACCTGCAGCTGGTCCTTTGATGGTGAGTCGTGAACCTGCAAAGAAACTAACGACAATACCACCGATAATTGCGGTAACCAATCCCATTATTGGAGGAAAGTCTGAAGCCTTAGCAATCCCCAAGCTGAGTGGCATTGCCAATAGAAATACGACAAATCCTGCGATAGCATCAGAGGAGAAATTTTCCTTAAGACCCGCTAGACCGTCTTTTGGAATTTGTAGTTTTGATGTTGTTTTCATACGAATAGTGGTATGTTTTACCCTTTTTTATCAAAGTTGAGAGGAGGAAATAGAGGATTTTTGAGAAGTTTTTCCCAATAATTTAGATCGTAAAGTCTTCATGAGCTTAGGACTTTCTGAAGACGATATTTTGGTTCCCATGAATAATCTTGCGAAGATTCTCACCGCAGAAATCCCCTCCATAACGAAGGCTAATGCTGCGAAAAAGGCCAATAAATACTGATCTTCATGAATATGGCTGAAGAGCAAATCTTCACCGATAAAGGTTGGAGAAATTGGGAAGCCCATCAGCCCCAGGACACTCAATAGAAATAAGAATGCTACAAATGGGTAGCTTCTTACATATCCTTGGTATTGATATAATCCTGATTGACCCAATTTGCGCTTCATCCAAGAAATCACCAAAAGCCCAGAAACACCGAATAAAACGACTCCACTGAGGTAGACTGAAATTTCTTCCAAGGAGAAGTTTTCATTTTCGGCGATCGCCAAGACCATCCAGAAGTGGTTCATCACCAGCATCGTCCAGCTTAATCGTGCTGACTTTCGCTCAGTAAATGATTTAAGGACCATCAACAAGGCGATAAATGCAAATACCAAAGGAAGAAGTCCATGCACCTGATCCGGCAGATGATAGCCCTGAATCAGGAGATAAAGCCCGATCAAATAGCTGGGAATGAAGTAGAATAAAACCGAACGATAGCTCAAGAAATCAAGCTTATGTCCCAATCGCTTCATGGGATTAAACACCACGCGATTGATAAATCGATCCAGGTTCCATTCTTTCAAACTCCACACATAGAAAGAAACTCGCATTCTGTGCATCCATGAGCTTTCAGTCTGGAATTTTTTAGGCTCGAATCCATAGAACTGCTCTCGAATCAAGTAGCTGACAACTGATGGAGAAACGAGCAATTGATACGTTCTTAGGAAAGCATTACCGGTAAAGTGAATCAATGCTAAAGCCTCAAGTCCCAAAGCCACTTCGATAAACATGATCCCTATTTGAGTTAGGGAGGAATACCCAATTTGGGTTTTTACTGAAGTTTGAACCCGGGCAACCATTGTAGAAACAATTGCCGTTGCCAAACCCATCATTCCAATCAATACTCGGACAATAATTTGATTTTCCCAGAACGGGAAAGTCCGAAGGAGAAGAAATACTCCCAAATGAACCGAGAGAGAACCATAGAAAATGGCGGAAGAAGGAGTCGGGCCTTCCATCGCTCTTGGAAGCCAGCTCGAAAACGGAAACTGAGCAGATTTAGCTGCCGCCGCAAGCAATAGCATCAATGCGATGAAGACCCCAATTCCAGTATGACCCTGAAGGTGCTGGGATACCAATTCGGCATTATTGAGTTTCATGAAGGTGATATTTTCATGCCACAAGTGGTGACTTGCCCACATGGCCAATATCAAGCCCACATCACCGATTCGATAGATGGAGAATACCTTGATGGAGTTTCTTGTTGGAAGGAGGTTTTCTCGGTAGAAAGCAACCAACAAAAACGATGAAAGTCCGAGGATTTCCCAACCCACAAATAGCGTTTCGAAGTTTCCTGCCAATACAGTGATATTAAATCCTAAATAAAAGAATAATACTGTATTGAAAAATCGCTTGTAACCCCTTTCACGATGAAGGTAATAACGGCTGTAGAACGTAATTAAGAACGTCAAAACCGCACCGATAACCACATACACGGCCCCTACTCGATCAAAAAAGAAGTCCACCAAAAACTCAAAATGAGCATTTTGATACAGGACCACTTCTTTGAGGTTGAGAGTAGGAAATCCTTGAATCGCCCAAAACGTGAGAAAGACAAGCATGCTAAACAGGTTAAGCCCTGCCGTATAAAAGGCTACTCGTGACAAGAGTGTTTCCTTGGATTCAGGAACCATCAAACTAATCAAAAACCCAAGCATCGGTATCCCGATCATGAGTTGAATCCAAAATGAGAGTTCCATTACAATGAATCGATTAAGTAAACAGGAAGATTTTCTTTAGAACCGAGCAGTTTGTCCTGCAAGTGATCGATGTGATCAATCGAAGAAATCGGGTGATAAGGAACCCAAGTCTCATCTTTAAACTTGTAGAATTCCCCAGTAGCAGGATCAATTACCACCAAATGAACCCAGGTATTTTTAAACCACTCATAGGTATTTGGATTGGTTCGGATTACATGAAGTAAGAGTTCTGGATCCTGCTCCACAATCATCAATAGACGAATAGGATCGTGAATTTCCACCATTTGATAAGGTAATCCAGTTCGCAAATCACCATCTGCTCCATTGGCTACACCAATTAGGCCCATCACATTGTGAGGTAATTTGGTGCCAGCACCAAGTTTGTCTGGATCCATTCTGGAGAAATAGTATTCCAGGTTAATCCCTCCGCAAACCGGAGCTGCTGCTCCAAGAATTTTGGTAAGCGCAAGACCTTCAGTATCCTTTCGGAAATCATAAGAATTTAGGAAGGCTCTACGATCAAAAAACAATCCTTTGATAGTAGATTTTCGCGATACAATACAAAGTGCATTTGTTGCATGATTGTATTCAGGCCGAGGTTCAAAAAGAGAAAATGCTCTTTTCTTCACTGCCTCATGCAATTTAGATTCAGCCTTGTTTTTAGTTAAGGTATCAAACCTTCTTGATCGCTCCAATGCATTGATTTCAAGTGTTTTGGAAAACTTCAGTTTATTTTCCTCATGAAGTAATCTATTTTCACTAGTCAACACCTCTTCGTCATAATAGGCGATTTCGTCTTTGGTGGTGTCATGTAGACCTCCTATAAACTGGGTGGACTCAGGAATAAGGATGCCACGATCGGCTAGCACTTTTCTGACTTCCAATTTATTGGCCATGTAAGCAGCCACTCGGGCATTTACAGATCCAGGTCTTCCACAGCAAGCTCCACAGTCATATCCAGCATAATGCGTATTGTTAATACTGGAAGCTCCATGTCCGATCAGATAAACCAAAGGACTGAATTTATCCAAAAGCCCAATGCTTTTGAGTAATCCTTCTACTCGATCTGCCATTTCATCCACTTTAAATCCAATCTGAAGTCCACTAGCATCTACTCCTTCATAGTCAATCGAAAGAGAGCCCTTAGGATCCATATGTTTGAAAGAAGATACTTCTAAAGCAGAGCTGGAGGGACTAAGTACGTTTCCGACCAATTTCAAAGCAGACCAAAAACCTAAAGTCTGTGCACTCACCCAACCTCGCACAAGCGAATGGCTGTTTTGATGGAAGTGAACATCTTTAGCCAGTTTTTTATGGTTGGCCTTTTCCTTAATCAAATACTTAGGAGTAACCGGCGCTGGGCAGGATTTGGTATGGAATTTTCCAAATTCAGGTTGAAAGTAGAATTCAACATTGAAAAACCCAGGTGTACCATAAGTTGCGCAAGTAGGATCGACAAATTCAAGATGTCGTCGAGTGGAGCATTCCCGATCATCAATGCAGAATAAAGCCTGGAAGCTTGGCGCATTTTTAGGCTTTCTAGCTTCCTCAACAGATCGAATTCCAGCTAAAACTTCGTCGTAATAGCTCCATTCATAGGCTTCCTGCCAGGATTGAAGTACTAGATCAAACTCTTCAAATGGAGAATTTTCGAAGATTTCTTGGGTATCATATGGAAATCGAACTCCGATTGGAGCCCAGTTTTCACCGAATTTTCGATCTAAAGCATCGATTTCCAAAAGACATTCGAAAATCACCAAATCTTGAAGCGTAATCGGTCTGCGATCCAATAGTGATTCAGGTTGAGACTCCAAGACGGAGACCATTCCTGACCATCCTGGATGAGCAAACTGCTGATCAAACAAGTACCAACCATAAGAAGCTGGATTTCCTACCAAAACCGAAAGAACCATCTCCAAATCCAAATCTGGATTTTGAAATAATTCTAAAGCTCTAGCAGACTTCAATAAAGAAGAAATGCTGTCCTTTTGGATTTTTCGAAGCGCATCTAGAAATCCGGTTGCTTCCACTGGAAAGGACCAAATGGAAATTCCTTGATCCAAATACGCAGACAATAATCTGAATAAGAAAGGATGGGTGACTTTATCTAGATTGAAATGGTAATCATTTTTCCAGTGCGCTCTAAGCTTTCCAACTTTTGGGGATATTCCTTCTTCATAGGA
Above is a window of Algoriphagus sanaruensis DNA encoding:
- a CDS encoding YceI family protein → MKAKLILLLLASYLWMPLAGAQSLYGTSTGQVKIYSDTPLETIEALNQKVGALINLESGDLAVQMKITDFNFPNKLMQEHFNENYMESEKYPMANFKGKITQKIDPAQSGTVTLKASGTMTIHGVSRPASIEGKATLGKNTIELEFRFMVKPEEYKVEIPSLVITKIAEDIEVSGKLNLIERSAL
- a CDS encoding HAD family hydrolase, whose amino-acid sequence is MLAGENVDFFIFDLGNVIIDIDYLHTLQLLKSQLPEALYGRVDGFYQTDFHKAYEKGEIDSPTFRNQVRAYFDQPWSDQKIDEIWNSLLGKIPSYRIDLIRKLKETHQVGVLSNTNEIHIDAVNQILKSEFGLNQFHDLFDQVYYSHEMGLAKPSEEIYLELVQRLKVPAHRVVFFDDLEANVAGAKKVGINAIQVTGPHVLLEYFNYV
- a CDS encoding ubiquinol-cytochrome c reductase iron-sulfur subunit, with product MDEKMNRLEFLKSLGFKGASLMAVFCAAGALQSCLNESMDPATSNTGGSGSTSSFTLDLSTAAYSALNTVGKYVVANRIVIARISDTAFAAVTQVCSHEGKVKVYYRSGEFYCPEHGARFDTSGKGLNGNGSRGLRTYATELNGSILTVFYS
- a CDS encoding SulP family inorganic anion transporter codes for the protein MKTTSKLQIPKDGLAGLKENFSSDAIAGFVVFLLAMPLSLGIAKASDFPPIMGLVTAIIGGIVVSFFAGSRLTIKGPAAGLIVVVAGAVADFGGGELGWKLALGAMVVAGLVQVGFGLLKLGKLADIFPLSAIHGMLAAIGLIIIFKQIPVLLNVDPGLYKGLGIISMMTSIPTFFMNLDPKATLVGVISLAIMMGWPYLKNYKLGKVPAPLMVLLIAIPAELAMDFEHTEPAYALLHIGNLVDNVKFNADFSGISQAGIFIKYVIMFALVGTLESLLTVKAIDLTDPFKRRSNNDKDLIAVGIGNTFSALLGGLPMISEVARSSANVNNGAKTRWANFFHGFFILVFVLVATPVIEMIPNAALAAMLITVGIKLAHPKEFVHTFKIGKEQLAIFLVTIAFTLFEDLLVGIAAGIVLKMVIHLINGTPLSSFVKAPTLVSFEGNNYLVEIDKAAVFSNFLGIKRKLEEIPSGFNVTIDLKNTKLVDHSVMENLEHFKHEYEDNGGHVSIIGLDKHRPVSDHHLAARKLSKA
- a CDS encoding YbcC family protein — encoded protein: MNHQTLGDLMSMEDVLHELKHFLPAQAPLKDFVHHNTLHAFQHLPFHQGLKQAKTQLGYQGYLPLTSYRQLYQEGKIKEEVLSRILSENFGDQAGHWASKLLEQSYEEGISPKVGKLRAHWKNDYHFNLDKVTHPFLFRLLSAYLDQGISIWSFPVEATGFLDALRKIQKDSISSLLKSARALELFQNPDLDLEMVLSVLVGNPASYGWYLFDQQFAHPGWSGMVSVLESQPESLLDRRPITLQDLVIFECLLEIDALDRKFGENWAPIGVRFPYDTQEIFENSPFEEFDLVLQSWQEAYEWSYYDEVLAGIRSVEEARKPKNAPSFQALFCIDDRECSTRRHLEFVDPTCATYGTPGFFNVEFYFQPEFGKFHTKSCPAPVTPKYLIKEKANHKKLAKDVHFHQNSHSLVRGWVSAQTLGFWSALKLVGNVLSPSSSALEVSSFKHMDPKGSLSIDYEGVDASGLQIGFKVDEMADRVEGLLKSIGLLDKFSPLVYLIGHGASSINNTHYAGYDCGACCGRPGSVNARVAAYMANKLEVRKVLADRGILIPESTQFIGGLHDTTKDEIAYYDEEVLTSENRLLHEENKLKFSKTLEINALERSRRFDTLTKNKAESKLHEAVKKRAFSLFEPRPEYNHATNALCIVSRKSTIKGLFFDRRAFLNSYDFRKDTEGLALTKILGAAAPVCGGINLEYYFSRMDPDKLGAGTKLPHNVMGLIGVANGADGDLRTGLPYQMVEIHDPIRLLMIVEQDPELLLHVIRTNPNTYEWFKNTWVHLVVIDPATGEFYKFKDETWVPYHPISSIDHIDHLQDKLLGSKENLPVYLIDSL
- a CDS encoding DUF5777 family beta-barrel protein, with the translated sequence MSLKQKIRLMVALLAWCGSVGISSEVHAQDDLLDMLNQEQSKDPVFTQASFKATRLINGQTIETISKNHLNFWISHRFGAVNSGFIQNFFGLDEAKIRLGLEYGITDRWLVGAGRSSLEKTYDLYTKYKVLRQSTAFPVTVTALGGWGIVTMPDTYVMDSGNEMSFTSNLQRYSYWSQILIGRKFNDRLSLQVVPTWVHINKTEKSVISNDQLALGFGGRFKLTKRFTLSGEYYYALTDPNAYLVGTGKSYPYHNALSVGVDIETGGHVFQLHFTNSRAMIERQFITQTSGAWEKGDIFYGFNISRTFSFDKGAKNKDK
- a CDS encoding proton-conducting transporter membrane subunit — translated: MELSFWIQLMIGIPMLGFLISLMVPESKETLLSRVAFYTAGLNLFSMLVFLTFWAIQGFPTLNLKEVVLYQNAHFEFLVDFFFDRVGAVYVVIGAVLTFLITFYSRYYLHRERGYKRFFNTVLFFYLGFNITVLAGNFETLFVGWEILGLSSFLLVAFYRENLLPTRNSIKVFSIYRIGDVGLILAMWASHHLWHENITFMKLNNAELVSQHLQGHTGIGVFIALMLLLAAAAKSAQFPFSSWLPRAMEGPTPSSAIFYGSLSVHLGVFLLLRTFPFWENQIIVRVLIGMMGLATAIVSTMVARVQTSVKTQIGYSSLTQIGIMFIEVALGLEALALIHFTGNAFLRTYQLLVSPSVVSYLIREQFYGFEPKKFQTESSWMHRMRVSFYVWSLKEWNLDRFINRVVFNPMKRLGHKLDFLSYRSVLFYFIPSYLIGLYLLIQGYHLPDQVHGLLPLVFAFIALLMVLKSFTERKSARLSWTMLVMNHFWMVLAIAENENFSLEEISVYLSGVVLFGVSGLLVISWMKRKLGQSGLYQYQGYVRSYPFVAFLFLLSVLGLMGFPISPTFIGEDLLFSHIHEDQYLLAFFAALAFVMEGISAVRIFARLFMGTKISSSESPKLMKTLRSKLLGKTSQKSSISSSQL
- a CDS encoding site-2 protease family protein translates to MYKSKDYLIHIGLFLLTLITTTLAGGEWVYGKSILASEEGFLTWEYFVKSMAFSIPFIGILLVHELGHFFTSMYHKVKCTLPYFIPAWLGFLGAPSIGTFGAIIRMKSHVNSRRKFFDIGVAGPLAGFVVALGILIYGFVTLPPADFIYSVHPEYADPNFQGYGEDVLEFELGGNLLFWILEHTLADPDRMPNMGEVIHYPFLFAGYLALFFTALNLLPIGQLDGGHVMFGLFPKSHKKISFVIYTGFLTYAGLGAISPAMPASELIVWIPLYLGFLFLSYAKSGLNTLNKASLIFSIAAAQYAIAFLKPEWQGYQGWLFFAFLLGRVMGIYHPEVTGNVPLNTSRKWIGWLAVIIFILCFSPRPFNFS